A window of the Narcine bancroftii isolate sNarBan1 chromosome 4, sNarBan1.hap1, whole genome shotgun sequence genome harbors these coding sequences:
- the insig2 gene encoding insulin-induced gene 2 protein isoform X3: MADEGRSKTTAVQIGHSLYLSVITNQNMNLFVRGVVLFSIGVFLALVLNLLQIQRNVTLFPPDVIASIFSSAWWVPPCCGTASAVIGLLYPCIDSHLGEPHKFKREWSSVMRCVAVFVGINHASAKVDFANNMQLSLTLAALSIGLWWTFDRSRSGFGLGIGIAFLATLVTQLLVYNGVYHLLTCACKISAQCP, from the exons ATGGCAGATGAGGGAAGAAGCAAAACCACAGCTGTGCAGATTGGACATAGCCTTTATCTCTCTGTTATTACAAACCAGAACATGAACTTGTTTGTTCGGGGAGTGGTTCTATTTTCCATTGGTGTGTTCTTAGCACTTGTATTGAACTTATTGCAGATTCAAAGAAATGTCACTCTTTTTCCTCCTGATGtgattgccagcattttctcatcgGCATGGTGGGTTCCACCATGTTGTGGCACAGCTTCTG CGGTGATTGGTTTGCTTTACCCCTGCATTGACAGTCATCTGGGAGAACCACACAAATTCAAGAGGGAATGGTCCAGCGTAATGCGCTGTGTGGCAGTCTTTGTGGGTATAAACCATGCTAGTGCT AAGGTAGATTTTGCCAACAATATGCAGCTGTCGCTTACATTAGCAGCGCTTTCCATTGGATTATGGTGGACATTCGATAGATCGCGAAGTGGCTTTGGACTTGGTATAGGAATTGCTTTTCTTGCAACATTAGTCACTCAGCTTTTGGTCTACAATGGTGTTTACCA